The Terriglobales bacterium genome includes the window CTGGTTATACCATCGTAGCCTTTGCCCAGATACCACGGGACCTTCCCATCGTGTAGATCAGCCTTGTCCAAGTCAATCTTCGGAATATAGGGAGCTAGCTTTTGCTTCTCACAATCTGTGAGCGGCCTGAGACCAAATGGGTCCGCGAATTCGATAGGATCGTTCCCTACATAAGCGTAAAAATTGGCCTGCATCCCTGCAAACCCAATGGGATCTTCGTTAATGAATCTTCCAGTGACGGGATCGAAATACCGGGCACGCATAGAGTAGAGATTCGATTCGGTGTCGAACTCACGCGCTGCGTACCGGAATGAGTTGGTTAGTGAGCCGCTAAACACAGCTTGGTTCCCGAACGAATCGAACGCGTAGGTTTGTGCCAACGCTGCCGCCGTGCTGCTGACGGACGTGATTGAGCCGAGGCTATCTTGATGGTAAAAACTAGTCGCTCCGTCTCGCAGCATCGTCATTGGTTCGTCGATGCTGTAGATCACTTGGGCGTAGCGGGCGACCACTGCGCCGGATGAGTTTGCCTCCTCAATGAGGTAGTCGCCATCGTAGGCGAAGATAGAGGTACCGAGTGATGACGATTTGTAAATTCGTCTGCCGAAGGGATCGTATCTGAGGCTGACAACTCCGCCGCCATTCGGCAGGGTCACGCTTGTCAGGTGGTTCTCAAAGTCCCATCCGTAGGTTGTGGTCCCGCTGCTGTTCGTCTTTGTGAGCGTATTGCCGTTTGCGTCATAAGTGTAGTTATAGCCGTCTGCCGATGAAGTTAGCTGGTTGGTATTGTTGTACGAGTAGCTCGCAACGTTCAGCGATGAGAGGCGGTTGCCAACCGCATCGTAGCTGTAGCTCTCGGTCGTACTCTGGTTTCCATTTACGATTTGATCCACTTGCGTGAGCTGGTAGATCGGATCGTAGGTGTAGGTCTCGGTGATCCGGTTGAGCCAATTCTGTTTGCTGGTGCGGTTGCCGGCGCTGTCGAGCGTGTAGGTGGCTCCGTCAATGGTCGTAGCTCCATTCTGGTGCAGCACGCTTAGCAGGCGCGAGAGCGAGTCATACGAATAGGACGTATTCACTCCGTTGGGCCGTGTGAGTAACGTCCTACGGCTCAGTGTGTCGTAGCCGAAGCCGAACTGGCCTGTGAGCGAGTTCGTTAGCGTGCTGAGCCGATTAAGAGTGTCGTAAGCGTATGTGTTCGTGCTGCCATCCGGGGCGGTGAATCCGGTTCTATTCGAGGCGGCGTCGTAGGTGTAGGAGTTTGTGTAGGTGTTTCCGGGCAAGAACGTGTACTGCGTTGTCGTGCCAATGAGCCGGCCCATGTTGTCGTAGGCGAAGCCGTAGGTGCCGGTTGGATCGGTCGCGCTTTTGATTTTGCCGACAAGATCGTAAACGAAATCCACTGCTGTGGAATCCGGATAACCTTTGTGGGTCAGCCGATTCAGCGCGTCGTAAACATACGTGATGGCGTTCCCGTTGCGATCAGTCTTGGTGATCAGGTTGCCGATTGGGTCATAGATGTAGCTTTCTGCGTGGCCGGACGGGAAGTCGGTCTCTTTCACGCGCCCAAACTGGTCGTACTGGAACGACGTGATGTGGTTGTTCGCATCGGTAATGCTGACCAGGTTGTTCTCGTCGTCGTAGGCGTACTGCGTCACGTGGTTGGCCGCGTCGGTGACCGACGTGAGCCGGTCAGCGTCGTCGTAAGCATACGTCGTCGTCTTCCCGTTCTGGTCCGTCACCGAAGTACGGCGACCTCGGTAATCGTAGCCAAAGCCGGTTGTGGTGTGGTCGGGATAGGTGATGGTGGTAAGCCGATCGCCCGCATCGTAGGCAAAGTCGGTTTCGTTACTCATGGCATCGATGACTGACGTTCGGTTGCCATGCGCATCGTAGCCGTAAGTGGTGACGTTGTTCTGCGCGTCCGTAATCGTGTGGATCAACCCCGCAGCGGTATAGGTCAGCGTGGTCACATGATTCAGCGGATCGGTGATCGTCGTCAGCTCACCTAGCGAGTTGTAGGCAAAGGTGGTTACGCTGGCTGCAGTATTCGCATCCGGCTTCGGGGTTGTTACCGTCAGCAAATTGCCATGCGTGTCGTACGTATTCGTGGTCACATTGCCCAACGGATCAGTCGCCGCGAGCACCTCACCGAAGCTGTTGTAGGTGTAAGTCCAACCTACCGTCGTGTTCGCATCCAGCGGTTCCGACTGAGAGAGCATGTTGCTGTTCCCGTCGTAGGTGTAACTGACCTTGTGCCCGAGCGCGTCGGTCTCATCCAGCATGTTCCCCGAGCTGTCATAGTCCTGCTGCGTGACACCGCGCACTGTGCAACTTGAACATCCCGAGCCTTGCGACGCGATCGTGTGCCACGTTCCGCCTTGCATGGAGAAGGTGTAGTCGGTCACGTTTCCTGCCGAGTCGGTCAACTGCACGTCAGAGGTTACGGTGAATGGCGCGGCCGTCCCGCGTAGTCCGGCAACCGTCACGCCTACCGGACCCGTAGTTGCTCCTGCCGGAACCGTGGCCTCAATTTCCGTATCGCTCCAGCTTGTGACTGTGGCGTTTACGCCATTGAAATTCACCGTGCTCGTGCTCTGGCTGGCTCCAAAGCCGCTGCCCGAGATTGTGACCGTCGATCCCACAGTTCCCATATTGGGAAACACCGACGCGGTGTTCGGCTGGCCTTCGACGGTAAACGGCAACCCATTGCTGGAAAATCCGTTGATCACCACCGATACCGGCGCGCTTGTCGCTCCGCTCGGCACAGTAACTTGAATGCTGGTAGTGCTCCAGGAGGCGATGTTTCCCTGTACACCGCCAAACATCACTTGGTTTGTGGCACTTCCAAACCCGGTTCCCGTCAACGTGACCGTACCTCCGACTGCAGCAGAGGGCGGCGCAAGACTGTTCAGCACCGGATTAATCGCTGTGAACTGTACGTTCGAGTTACTGGCAATCGAGTTTACGGTCACGACAACGGGGCCCGCGCCAGCCGTGATTCCCGCCGGTACCGTGACAATGATCTGCGTATCGCTCCAGCTCACTACGCTCGCGTTTGCACCGTTCAGTTGCACCGTGCTGGCGCCCTGCGTGGCACCGAAGTTCGATCCGGCGATGGTGACCGTGGCTCCGACTCCCGCGCTCAGCGGAGAGATACCCGAAATATACGGGCTGGTACCGATGATTACTGAAACATTGTCGAAGGTCGCCGTCTCCAGATAACTGGTGCCACAGACCGCCAGTCCAATCAAGGCATTCTGGGCCATGCTGATGTTTGTGGGAGTCGAAACTTGCGTCCACGTGGAACCATCTGGAGAGTTGTACGCTGTGAACGTGCTACCCGTGCGGACCAGCTTCACCCAGTACGGATAACGTGGCGGGGTTGCGCCGCCCATATTCGAGCTTGTGCTCGCTCCTGTAGACGGCCGATCATCGAAGTAGGCAGAGTTCGGATAGTAATACAGCATCGCGTTAATTGCGTCTGCCCGCAATGACTCACGGATCATTACTCCTACATCCGGATAACCCGCGGATCCTTGCAGACTACTCACTCGCGCAGTAATCGATCCATCCCCTGCGAGCGGCTGGTATACGAAATGAAATGCATCTTTGGTGCCCCAAATCGAAGACCCAGATCCGCTAACAGTAAAGGCTCCGCCGGCGTATGAGCCGCCCCCCGCGAGACTAACGACTCCCACATCCGCATCGAGCCACGGACTGGGTAGCGGTTGCGATGTAACTGTGAATACGACGGCATTACTACTGTTCATGCTAGGCGCGACCACAACGTTCAACAGTCCTGAGATCCCTGTAGCAGGAACGGTGAAAATGATTGATGTGTCGCTCCACAGGTTGACAAGTTAGTCGATCACCAACGAAGTTCGCCGGAAGAGTAGGGAACATGGGAGCAGCCTGAGAGCCTGTCGGAAAACCGGGGGCGGGGACTGTCTCCGGTTTTCCCGGTTTCCCGCTTACTCGCCAGTGTCGAATAGATCTACATAGCCATCGCGTGCTGCGGCATGAGGTCCCAGACTCGCCAGAACTCTTTCATTTCTTCAGGCGAGCCTACAGTCACGCGAACATAGTTCTCCATCGATGGAAATCCCGATGCGAGCAGGATGTTATTCCGCCGGAAATGTTCACTCACTTCGAGACCGTTCCTGCCTGCGTTCAGCAAAACGAAATTGGTCTGCGAATCGATCCAGCGCAGCATGCGGGCATTGGCCTGATTGCAAAATTCCTGGCGATTGTCGGTATTGCGCTGCGCACATGTTTGAACATGGTCGTTGGCTTCGAATGCGATTCTCGCGGCACGGGCTGCGCTGACATTCACTTCTTCGTGCAAACGATAGACCCCGATCCGCTTGACGGTCTGCGCTGCCGCGATTCCATAGCCGATCCGCATGCCTGCCAGGCCGTAAATCTTTGAAAAAGTACGCGTCACGATAACGCGCGGATCGTTCATAGGATGATCGATGAACGAAGCGTAGCTCGAGGATGGCGTCACGTAATGATGATAGGCCTCATCGATAAGGATGTACGTGTGCGCCGGTAATGCGCGAATGAATGCCTCGATATTCTGGCGGGGATTGATTGTGCCGGTCGGATTATGTGGGTTCGATATATACACCAGACCGGCGGCTGAAGATTGTTGCGCGATCGAAGCTAAATCATTGGAGTAGTTTTTTGCCAGCGGAACCATCTGCACATAGGCTCCGGCGGCTCGCGCATAGTCCGCGATCGGTTCAAATCCCGGTGTGCTCATCAGTAATTTCGATTGCGGCGTGAGAAACGCGCGAGAACACATGGACAGAATTTCTGTTGAGCCACAACCGATGATTACCTGTTCCGGCTGCACGCCGTGAACGTCAGCGATTCGCTTTGTCAGAGCCTCGAGTTCAATTTCGGGAAAGCGGTTGGCAATCTGCAGTCCCGACCGCAGCGCGGCAGCCACATTGTCGGCAGGCCCATATGGGTTTTCGTTTTTGTCGAGCCGGATCACTCGCGATCCGGTCTCTGGGCTATCGCCGGCATTCGTGATCCGGGAAAAGGCTCGCAGAGTTTGCGGCATCGCTGCAGCTACCGCAGTCGTCCCGAATGCGCTAAGTAGAGTTCTCCGAGAGATGGCCATTGCGTGGCACCTTTGATCGAAAAATAAATCGCTCATGTCGCAGCTTCGAAACAAATCCTCCGCTACTTCAATCAAAGTCCGATTTTCGGCGGCGCAGGCGCTCCAATCACGGACAAATTTGTATTCGTGCTGTGCGACGTTCCCCCGCTTGCCCCTGTAATCGCCAAAGGGTAGTTGCCCAAAGGCGTTGTCAGGCTCGTATTAACGGTCAGCGTACTCGAGCCTGCAGCAGAAATCGAAGCGGGATTAAAGCTCGCCGTCGCCCCCGCGGGCAGCCCGCTCACACTCAAATTCACAGTACCGGTAAATCCCGAAATAGCACTAATCGTGACCGTGTAAGTTGTCGCCATGCTGGCTACAACCGTCTGAGACGCAGGTGACGTGGCAATTGAGAAATCACCCACCGGCTGAGCCGACGCAGAAAGCTGCACAAAGCTGCCGATCGAAGGCACCCCGGCTGCATTCAGCACAAAGAGAAGGTAATAACCAGGAGGAGCAATGTTGCCGTTCGGAGGCGCAGTTACAGTTAAGATCCCATTTGCCGCGGTGAAGGACATTCCCACGACTCTTTGGTCCATGTCGAAAGCGTGGGTAACTGCTCCAGCTCGAACTAACACGATCGAGGAAATCGATGCCGCATCGGGCGACTGCACCTGAAACGTACTGCCATACCCGATTACTCCAGGAGAGATGCTGGTAATTGCGGGCCGGGGAGCGAGTGATCCGTCCGCGGCAAACAAATAAGCGGGCGAATAGATCTCCATATGCGGTTCATAAGTTCCGCGAGTGGGATTGCCTCCGGCGACCAGCACGGTAGCATCGGGCAGCAACAGCGCCACTGAGTGGTACAGTCTGGGAAAGGCGTTCTGACCCGCCGACGTCATACTGCTTCCATCGGCGTCGAAAAGGTCCGCATTCAGGCTCGCCGTCGTGGCGTCTTCGTCGTTGGTTGAGCCCCCCAGAGCCAAAACTTTTCCGCTCGGCAGCAGCACTGCATTCATCTCAATGCGCGGCTGCGACATGGGAGGTCCCCATTGCCAGCTTGGACTCGCGGCAGACAGATCGATGATCTCGGTTGTCGCTGTTGCCGGATTTCCCCCACCGAAGATCATTACCCGAGGGCGATATCCGTTCGCCGGTGTAAGCGGCAGCAGCACTGAAGAGCCATAAGTTCGACCGGAGGTGTAATTCGTCGATGCAACAAAGGACCAGGCGTGTGTGCTCGGATCAAAGAGCATTGATCCATCGGTAGGTCCGGAGTAAAAGACGGTTCCATTTGGGAGCAGGTGCAGCCGCGGATATAAAGGAGGAGTCCAACCCGCCGGATATTCCTGACTCCAGCCCGAACCCACGGTATAGATCTCTACAGCAGTATTCGTTGGACCGGATTCATTCAGTCCTGAGAAGGCCATCACGGTGCCGTCGCCCAGCGTGGTGGCAGTCGGGTACCAGCGTCCATGCGCCATTGTCTGAAGATCGGTGAATTGCCCGCTGGAGGGATCGTAAGCAGCGGTCTTGGAGTATCCAAGAAATGGATCGTAAGCCACCGTTCCGCCAACCACGAATGGTCGCCCATCGGGCAGGATGACCATGCCGTTGCAGAACATGTCCCATGCGATGGGTTGAGTCGTAACCGTGTCGGTTGCAGGATCCCAAATGCCCGCCTGGTAGTTGGTGTTCGAAGGCACATTTCCCGAGCCGGAGACAACCAGAACCTTGCCTGTCCGGAGCATTGCCATGTGAACTGGATTGATTGGCATCGTCGTAGGCAGCGTCCGCCATTGGCCTACGACGTTGGCTTGTGCAAACGCCGGCGCCACAGCTGAAGGCCCGCAGACCAGCCCTGCTAGAAGGCTGGCGTAAATTCCGGCTCTAAATTTAAAGACCTTCTTCTTGTTGACGAGTGCAGCTACCCCTATCACGTGCCCCATAATGACGTTCGTATGCACTCTGAAGTCCAAAGAGAAAACAGCGTTCGCTTCTGTAATTGAGTTTTTGCTGAGCGCTGCGAAGGAGTGGATACGCAAGCGGTTACGAGCCGGCACAGAAGAGCAATCGCGTGAACGCTACTGAGTATCAGTATCTTTTTGGGACGAGATGAAGTGAAAGGTTTTTCGCGCGCAAATATTTTCAGCTGCGCGGGAATGGCGGAGGCACCCGTCGCCCCGTAGTTTGGGGAAACCGCGGACAGGAGAAACCGGCATAGCCTGAGAGCCTGTTGGAGATAGATTCTTCGAAATGAAAATCAACAACTTACAAATACTCGAGCGCCTGTAACCTTTCGGTTCCCGTTCGGGAATAAGAATCACGCCGCGGCCGTGGCCAACGGCTGTCTCTCCTTCGCTCCTACAATGATCAGCCACAGCATGATTGCGAGTTCGCCGAACATGAGTGGAAATACCCAATTTGAAACTCGCTGTTCATACGCCGGCCACAGGATGCCGGTAACGCTGGTCGCCAGATAGGCAACGCAGTTGAGCATCAGCCAGACGCCCAGGGTGCGCGGAATGAATCGCGATTTGTAGACCAGCAGACCGAAAGGGAACAGCCAGAGTCCCCAGAACACCTCGTTGGCGAGTACGCCCTGGCCGTGCATGCGGATGAAGACCATCACGAGTGCATCGCGCTGCGGCTTGTCGAACACCGACAGGAAGTCTGGGCCGCGGGCGAGGAGCAGCGCAGCGGCGTCATTGACTGTATTAAAGAAGTAGATGGGCGTAACCACCAGCGCGCCGAGGATCACGACAAGACGGGCGAGCCCTTCGTCCACTCCCTTGAATAGACGGTAGAGTGCCAGTGTGAGGAAAATGCCCATCGTCGCCGTGATCAGGTCGCTGAGCATGCCGAGCCGGAAAAGTGTTTCATGGGCAGCGATGTTCGCCGAGGTGGCGCTCGCGCTGTTGGCGACAAACAAATGGCTGGGAATGTAAATGAGGCGCAGGGGAGCGGTCATCAGTGTTAGATAGAGGAGCCCTGCGATGCGCGCTTGGCGTTTGAGTGTGCTCATGGATGCTCCTCGGTGAAGCTTCCGTTGTCGGCAGTCTGTACTCGGCTCAAAGCTTACCTCCAAAGAAGACGATGAATCGTGAGAATAATTGCAATGATCTCAATGATTACGGCAATGATGAGGTATTTGCGGGCGATCTTCGGACCACCGTCGCCGTGAGGTTGAACAGCATCCGCCTTCGATTATGTTCGCGTGGTCGTTCATCTTCGTACGGGTACGCAAAATGCTTCCCAGTCGGTTCCGATGTTCTAGACGGGCCAACGGAATGACCTTGTGCATCGCTCCGACTCGGAAAACCACAGGCGGAGGCGTGCGATCCCCGCGGCTCGGTGGCACGGCGGAGAGTCTGCAATAATCTTGCGCTGGATGTGGGTATATATAAGGAGGGTGCTGAGGAGATGAGGATTGCAACGGTGATAGTCGGAGTAATGTTGGCGATTGTGAGCGCAGCGGCACAGCAGGGTAGTGCTCCAGTGGCCGCGCCTCCCATTGCTCAAGCGACCGTAGCGCCCGATTCTCAAGCTCCAGTTGTGATCACCCTGCAGGACGCGCTGCAGCGCGCGCGCAAGCTCGATTCAAGTTATCGTTCTGCACTTACAGAGGCGGGAATCGCGCATGAGGATCATGTGCAGGCACGGGCAGCGCTACTGCCTAGCGTGAGCGAGAACACGGAATATCTGTACACGGAAGGAACCGGCACTTCGACTCCGCGATATATCGCCAACAACGCCGTTCACGAGTATGTGAGTCAGGGCAATGCGCACGAGACGATCAGCGGGGCGCAATTCGCCGATTACAGCCGCACCTCGGCAGCGGCTGCCGCAGCGCGGGCAAAGGCTGAGGTTGCGGAGCGCGGTTTAGTGGCAACGGTGGTGCAGATCTATTACGCGGAAGTCGTCAGCAAGCGGAAGTATGCCAACGCTCAGCTTGCCGCGGATGAGGCCAAACGCTTTCTCGATCTGAGCCAGAAGCTCGAGCAAGGCGGGGAAGTGGCCCATTCGGACGTGATCAAGGCGCAGCTTCAGGCAAACGATGCCAATCGCGCGCTGCGCGAGGCTCAGCTCGCGATGGACAAAGCGCATCTCGATCTGGCAGTGCTGGTTTTTCCAAACTTCAATCAGAATTACTCCACTGTGGACGATCTGCGCCTGCCGCCGCCACTCCCTCCAATGCAGGAGGTCGAGCAGCAGGCTAAGACGAAGAATCCGGATTTGTATGCCGCGATGCAGACGGTCCGGGCGGCGAATTACGCGGTGCTTTCTTCACGCGCAGCCTATCTGCCGACGTTAACACTCGATTACTTTTATGGCATTGACGCGAGTCATTTCGCCGTGAATACTCCCACTCCAGATGGTCCGATTCGGAATCTGGGGTATTCGGCAAGCGCCACTTTGAATATTCCAATCTGGAACTGGGGTGCAACCCGCAGCAAGGTAAAGCAGACCGAACTGCAGCGCGATCTTGCCCAGACGCAGCTCTCGGCGGCGCAACGCAAGCTCCTGGCAGATTTGAAGTCGCTCTATGCCGAAGCCGAAGCCGCGAAGATCGAACTGGAAGTTCTGCAACAATCAGCCGATTTGGCTGCGGAAAGCGTGCGGCTGACGAATCTGCGATATCAAGGCGGCGAGGCGACGGCACTCGAAGTCGTGGACGCGCAGAATTCGCTGGTTGCGGCGCGCAACAATTATGATGACGGGGAAGCCCGGTATCGGCTGGCAATCGCTAATCTGCAGACGCTAACCGGCGTCTTTTAACTGCATGGCCATTCGCAAAACAATTACCTGTGGAGCGCTGGCGATTGTCGCTGCCTGGCTGGCGAGCTGCTCCAAAGAACAAGCCGAACCGCAGCCGATTGTGAGTGTTCAGGCCGCCACGGTGAAGCAAGGGAGCATTTCCCAAACCATCACTACCGACGCCGTTCTGTTTCCTATCAGTCAGGCGCCGATCGTTCCCAAAGTTGCAGCGCCGGTTCAGAAGGCCTATGTGGTGCGCGGACAAAAAGTACACAAAGGCCAGTTGCTGCTGACGCTGGAGAATAAAGACCTCGCGGCTGCCGCTGAGCAGAACCGCGGCGATCTGGAGCAGGCGCAGGCCGCTGAAGTAATCGCCACAAACAATTCCGTTCCCGAAGAGCTGCAAAAGGCGCAGGGAGATGCGCAGGCCGCGAAAGAAAATCTCGATGCGCAGCAGAAGCTCTACGACAGCCGCAAGGCCTTATTCGATCAGGGAGCGCTTCCGCGTAAAGATCTCGATTCTGCGGCCGTGGCTCTAGTCCAAGCGAAAGCGCAGTACGAACAGGCTCAGAAGCACTTGGCAGGATTGCAGGAGGTCGGACACGAGCAAGAACTCAAATCCGCAAAAGCGCAGCTTGTTTCGGCGCAAGGGAAGTACAACAGCGCCGTCGCGCAGCTTGGGTATTCGGAAATTCGAAGTCCAATTGACGGCACTGTAACCGACGGGCCGTGGTATCCCGGCATGATGCCGCAGGCCGGCGCTCCGCTTGTAACTGTCATGGACTTGTCGCAGATGATCGCGAAGGCGCATATCCCACAGAATCAGGCGGCCCTGCTTAAGAAAGGTGATACTGCAACCCTGACGGCCGCTGGTTCTGAAGAGCCCATTAAAGGAAGAGTGACGCTC containing:
- a CDS encoding IPT/TIG domain-containing protein yields the protein MNSSNAVVFTVTSQPLPSPWLDADVGVVSLAGGGSYAGGAFTVSGSGSSIWGTKDAFHFVYQPLAGDGSITARVSSLQGSAGYPDVGVMIRESLRADAINAMLYYYPNSAYFDDRPSTGASTSSNMGGATPPRYPYWVKLVRTGSTFTAYNSPDGSTWTQVSTPTNISMAQNALIGLAVCGTSYLETATFDNVSVIIGTSPYISGISPLSAGVGATVTIAGSNFGATQGASTVQLNGANASVVSWSDTQIIVTVPAGITAGAGPVVVTVNSIASNSNVQFTAINPVLNSLAPPSAAVGGTVTLTGTGFGSATNQVMFGGVQGNIASWSTTSIQVTVPSGATSAPVSVVINGFSSNGLPFTVEGQPNTASVFPNMGTVGSTVTISGSGFGASQSTSTVNFNGVNATVTSWSDTEIEATVPAGATTGPVGVTVAGLRGTAAPFTVTSDVQLTDSAGNVTDYTFSMQGGTWHTIASQGSGCSSCTVRGVTQQDYDSSGNMLDETDALGHKVSYTYDGNSNMLSQSEPLDANTTVGWTYTYNSFGEVLAATDPLGNVTTNTYDTHGNLLTVTTPKPDANTAASVTTFAYNSLGELTTITDPLNHVTTLTYTAAGLIHTITDAQNNVTTYGYDAHGNRTSVIDAMSNETDFAYDAGDRLTTITYPDHTTTGFGYDYRGRRTSVTDQNGKTTTYAYDDADRLTSVTDAANHVTQYAYDDENNLVSITDANNHITSFQYDQFGRVKETDFPSGHAESYIYDPIGNLITKTDRNGNAITYVYDALNRLTHKGYPDSTAVDFVYDLVGKIKSATDPTGTYGFAYDNMGRLIGTTTQYTFLPGNTYTNSYTYDAASNRTGFTAPDGSTNTYAYDTLNRLSTLTNSLTGQFGFGYDTLSRRTLLTRPNGVNTSYSYDSLSRLLSVLHQNGATTIDGATYTLDSAGNRTSKQNWLNRITETYTYDPIYQLTQVDQIVNGNQSTTESYSYDAVGNRLSSLNVASYSYNNTNQLTSSADGYNYTYDANGNTLTKTNSSGTTTYGWDFENHLTSVTLPNGGGVVSLRYDPFGRRIYKSSSLGTSIFAYDGDYLIEEANSSGAVVARYAQVIYSIDEPMTMLRDGATSFYHQDSLGSITSVSSTAAALAQTYAFDSFGNQAVFSGSLTNSFRYAAREFDTESNLYSMRARYFDPVTGRFINEDPIGFAGMQANFYAYVGNDPIEFADPFGLRPLTDCEKQKLAPYIPKIDLDKADLHDGKVPWYLGKGYDGITRGNNIYFRPDVYDPSTVAGLALLGHELVHVGQYRHGLTWLKYLNASRHGYDKNPYEAPANDMQNKINKELKTGCGGCSQP
- a CDS encoding histidinol-phosphate transaminase, giving the protein MAISRRTLLSAFGTTAVAAAMPQTLRAFSRITNAGDSPETGSRVIRLDKNENPYGPADNVAAALRSGLQIANRFPEIELEALTKRIADVHGVQPEQVIIGCGSTEILSMCSRAFLTPQSKLLMSTPGFEPIADYARAAGAYVQMVPLAKNYSNDLASIAQQSSAAGLVYISNPHNPTGTINPRQNIEAFIRALPAHTYILIDEAYHHYVTPSSSYASFIDHPMNDPRVIVTRTFSKIYGLAGMRIGYGIAAAQTVKRIGVYRLHEEVNVSAARAARIAFEANDHVQTCAQRNTDNRQEFCNQANARMLRWIDSQTNFVLLNAGRNGLEVSEHFRRNNILLASGFPSMENYVRVTVGSPEEMKEFWRVWDLMPQHAMAM
- a CDS encoding galactose oxidase-like domain-containing protein, yielding MHTNVIMGHVIGVAALVNKKKVFKFRAGIYASLLAGLVCGPSAVAPAFAQANVVGQWRTLPTTMPINPVHMAMLRTGKVLVVSGSGNVPSNTNYQAGIWDPATDTVTTQPIAWDMFCNGMVILPDGRPFVVGGTVAYDPFLGYSKTAAYDPSSGQFTDLQTMAHGRWYPTATTLGDGTVMAFSGLNESGPTNTAVEIYTVGSGWSQEYPAGWTPPLYPRLHLLPNGTVFYSGPTDGSMLFDPSTHAWSFVASTNYTSGRTYGSSVLLPLTPANGYRPRVMIFGGGNPATATTEIIDLSAASPSWQWGPPMSQPRIEMNAVLLPSGKVLALGGSTNDEDATTASLNADLFDADGSSMTSAGQNAFPRLYHSVALLLPDATVLVAGGNPTRGTYEPHMEIYSPAYLFAADGSLAPRPAITSISPGVIGYGSTFQVQSPDAASISSIVLVRAGAVTHAFDMDQRVVGMSFTAANGILTVTAPPNGNIAPPGYYLLFVLNAAGVPSIGSFVQLSASAQPVGDFSIATSPASQTVVASMATTYTVTISAISGFTGTVNLSVSGLPAGATASFNPASISAAGSSTLTVNTSLTTPLGNYPLAITGASGGTSHSTNTNLSVIGAPAPPKIGL
- a CDS encoding DUF4386 domain-containing protein; its protein translation is MSTLKRQARIAGLLYLTLMTAPLRLIYIPSHLFVANSASATSANIAAHETLFRLGMLSDLITATMGIFLTLALYRLFKGVDEGLARLVVILGALVVTPIYFFNTVNDAAALLLARGPDFLSVFDKPQRDALVMVFIRMHGQGVLANEVFWGLWLFPFGLLVYKSRFIPRTLGVWLMLNCVAYLATSVTGILWPAYEQRVSNWVFPLMFGELAIMLWLIIVGAKERQPLATAAA
- a CDS encoding TolC family protein; protein product: MRIATVIVGVMLAIVSAAAQQGSAPVAAPPIAQATVAPDSQAPVVITLQDALQRARKLDSSYRSALTEAGIAHEDHVQARAALLPSVSENTEYLYTEGTGTSTPRYIANNAVHEYVSQGNAHETISGAQFADYSRTSAAAAAARAKAEVAERGLVATVVQIYYAEVVSKRKYANAQLAADEAKRFLDLSQKLEQGGEVAHSDVIKAQLQANDANRALREAQLAMDKAHLDLAVLVFPNFNQNYSTVDDLRLPPPLPPMQEVEQQAKTKNPDLYAAMQTVRAANYAVLSSRAAYLPTLTLDYFYGIDASHFAVNTPTPDGPIRNLGYSASATLNIPIWNWGATRSKVKQTELQRDLAQTQLSAAQRKLLADLKSLYAEAEAAKIELEVLQQSADLAAESVRLTNLRYQGGEATALEVVDAQNSLVAARNNYDDGEARYRLAIANLQTLTGVF
- a CDS encoding efflux RND transporter periplasmic adaptor subunit, encoding MAIRKTITCGALAIVAAWLASCSKEQAEPQPIVSVQAATVKQGSISQTITTDAVLFPISQAPIVPKVAAPVQKAYVVRGQKVHKGQLLLTLENKDLAAAAEQNRGDLEQAQAAEVIATNNSVPEELQKAQGDAQAAKENLDAQQKLYDSRKALFDQGALPRKDLDSAAVALVQAKAQYEQAQKHLAGLQEVGHEQELKSAKAQLVSAQGKYNSAVAQLGYSEIRSPIDGTVTDGPWYPGMMPQAGAPLVTVMDLSQMIAKAHIPQNQAALLKKGDTATLTAAGSEEPIKGRVTLVSPALDPGSTTVEVWVQAPNPKGILKAGASSTLTMTAKTVPNALTIPAQAVVTDEDGKKSVMVIGGDGMAHKREVETGIQNQDSVQIVSGLKPGEQIVAVGPYGLPDNTKVKVEAPPQPGGEGDEEKGKGDDKDAEGGSEP